Proteins encoded together in one Candidatus Baltobacteraceae bacterium window:
- a CDS encoding DUF4383 domain-containing protein, which translates to MKAPMIARVLGIAFLLAGILGFVPYVTVPADLTAQWVTLGANYGFLGGLFPVNVVHDLIHVLFGVWGLAASGKFAASVRYCRAIAWIYAILVVLGAIPITNTVFGIVPIYGFDVLLHLVVALLAFYGGYGAGRYEPTPLEAPAASTPPPVA; encoded by the coding sequence GTGAAGGCACCGATGATTGCGCGCGTTCTCGGCATCGCGTTCTTGCTCGCGGGCATTCTGGGTTTTGTTCCGTACGTAACGGTGCCGGCGGATTTAACCGCGCAGTGGGTGACGCTCGGCGCCAACTACGGATTTCTCGGCGGCCTTTTCCCGGTCAACGTCGTTCACGACCTGATTCACGTGCTGTTCGGCGTTTGGGGACTCGCGGCATCGGGCAAGTTCGCGGCTTCCGTGCGTTACTGCCGCGCAATCGCGTGGATTTACGCCATACTAGTCGTGCTGGGAGCGATTCCGATCACCAACACGGTCTTCGGCATCGTGCCGATTTACGGTTTCGACGTGCTGTTGCACCTCGTCGTCGCGCTGCTGGCGTTCTACGGCGGATACGGCGCGGGGCGTTACGAGCCTACGCCGCTAGAGGCGCCCGCCGCGTCCACTCCCCCGCCCGTAGCTTGA
- a CDS encoding MATE family efflux transporter encodes MIVDHTRVGAAFRRLSIPVGVQMLGDQLLGIVDTIAIGTLGTVALAGATAATTVFVAVAFGLYGFLTGLSIIAAQRIGANDLDGFARTVRAGALTPLLLGVVCFGISVPLGTQTIHALVGNLASAHASGVYLSLRCASLIPMIVSGAIIVGLSAAGNRVLGILVLVVVNAVHIPLLLVLALGWGTHHPYGIEGAGVSSLLSETVAAIFALVYVAYKPAYRIFASFDAPLRLAYQCARVGLPESVFLLGVMAPDIFVVAMLAPLGPTVISAFRALNVVSDLTFVIPQPLQSATQIIIGQRLGAGDPAGAQVFLIRAQRLGLRVTAGAGVVAAALAWPLAFVFTLNATVATMAALPLALHMITLPIKGWAMVSMAPIRASGDTQFSMFVGIMCSALVIPFAWAGIEHFHIGLYSVPLGWIAAWSFRAILTQIKLRAGEWTRRAPLAA; translated from the coding sequence ATGATCGTCGATCATACCAGAGTAGGCGCCGCGTTTCGGCGCCTTTCCATTCCCGTCGGCGTGCAGATGCTGGGCGATCAGCTGCTGGGCATCGTCGATACGATTGCGATCGGCACGCTCGGTACGGTAGCGCTCGCCGGCGCGACGGCCGCCACGACGGTCTTCGTTGCGGTCGCATTCGGCCTCTACGGATTCCTCACCGGACTGTCCATCATCGCCGCGCAGCGCATCGGCGCCAACGATCTCGACGGTTTCGCGCGTACCGTGCGCGCCGGCGCACTGACGCCGCTGCTCCTGGGCGTCGTTTGTTTTGGGATAAGCGTCCCGCTCGGTACCCAGACCATTCACGCGCTGGTGGGCAACCTTGCGAGCGCGCACGCGAGCGGAGTCTACCTCTCGCTGCGCTGCGCGTCACTGATTCCGATGATCGTCTCGGGTGCGATTATCGTCGGCCTGAGCGCGGCGGGAAATCGCGTCTTGGGCATCTTGGTGCTCGTCGTGGTCAACGCGGTACACATTCCCCTGCTGCTCGTGCTGGCGTTGGGGTGGGGAACGCACCACCCCTACGGGATCGAAGGCGCCGGCGTGTCGTCGCTGCTTTCCGAAACGGTTGCAGCGATCTTTGCTTTGGTCTACGTTGCCTACAAACCGGCGTATCGCATCTTCGCTTCTTTCGACGCGCCGCTGCGCCTGGCGTATCAGTGCGCCCGAGTGGGATTGCCCGAATCGGTTTTTCTGCTGGGCGTGATGGCGCCCGACATTTTCGTCGTGGCGATGCTCGCGCCGTTGGGGCCAACCGTTATTTCGGCGTTCCGTGCGCTCAACGTCGTCTCGGACCTCACGTTCGTCATTCCGCAGCCGCTGCAAAGCGCCACGCAGATCATTATCGGTCAACGGCTGGGTGCGGGCGATCCGGCCGGCGCGCAAGTCTTCTTAATTCGCGCGCAGCGGCTCGGCTTGAGGGTAACGGCCGGCGCGGGAGTCGTCGCAGCCGCCCTGGCGTGGCCGCTCGCGTTCGTCTTCACACTCAATGCGACGGTAGCAACCATGGCCGCGCTCCCGCTCGCGCTCCACATGATCACTTTGCCGATCAAAGGCTGGGCAATGGTATCGATGGCCCCGATCCGCGCGTCGGGCGACACCCAATTCTCGATGTTCGTGGGCATCATGTGCAGCGCGCTCGTGATCCCGTTTGCATGGGCCGGCATCGAGCACTTCCACATCGGTCTCTACAGCGTGCCGCTGGGTTGGATCGCGGCGTGGAGTTTCCGCGCGATCCTGACGCAGATCAAGCTACGGGCGGGGGAGTGGACGCGGCGGGCGCCTCTAGCGGCGTAG
- a CDS encoding aminotransferase class V-fold PLP-dependent enzyme: MHSALTQALYRDQFPILGTSTYLVSHSMGAAPWRAKAALETYWDEWAADGPEAWEAWIPRIAEIADGIGSIIGAPAGSIFLGPNVSVLQAAIASCIGFGRERNEVVYEALQFPSLTYVWKEWERFGAVTRVIPSDDGRSIPLDRILSAITEKTAIAVLSHAYYVSGAVADIRAIQAHCHEYGTLLCVDAYQTTGIYPYDVTEWDLDMVTGGSHKWLCGGPGCGWIYIKPSLLEYFRPAVTGWFAHARPFAFEAAPIDHAPSMYRFATGTPTIPGYAVAKPGHDLIREVGVARVREHNVRLTSKLASMALERGLRVNTPLEPERRTGWIGIDFDRSDAVCRELIARRVFVDYRPGCGIRVSPHFYTTDAEIDNFFTELDALR, translated from the coding sequence GCGAAAGCCGCGCTCGAAACGTATTGGGACGAATGGGCGGCCGACGGTCCCGAAGCGTGGGAGGCGTGGATTCCGCGCATCGCCGAGATCGCCGACGGCATCGGCTCGATTATCGGCGCACCTGCCGGCAGCATTTTCTTAGGGCCCAACGTCTCGGTGCTGCAAGCCGCCATAGCGAGCTGCATCGGCTTCGGGCGCGAACGCAACGAAGTCGTCTACGAAGCGCTGCAGTTTCCGTCGCTCACGTATGTCTGGAAGGAATGGGAGCGCTTCGGCGCCGTCACGCGCGTGATCCCGAGCGACGACGGCCGCTCGATTCCGCTCGATCGCATTCTTTCGGCCATTACCGAGAAAACCGCGATCGCCGTGCTCTCGCACGCGTATTACGTCTCGGGTGCGGTCGCCGACATTCGCGCGATTCAGGCCCACTGTCACGAGTACGGCACCTTGCTGTGCGTGGACGCGTACCAGACGACGGGGATCTATCCGTACGACGTTACCGAGTGGGACCTCGATATGGTAACGGGCGGCTCGCACAAGTGGCTGTGCGGGGGACCGGGCTGCGGCTGGATCTACATCAAACCGTCGCTGCTCGAGTACTTTCGGCCGGCGGTGACGGGATGGTTCGCTCACGCACGGCCGTTCGCGTTCGAAGCCGCACCAATCGATCACGCGCCGTCGATGTATCGCTTCGCTACCGGTACGCCGACGATACCAGGCTACGCCGTCGCGAAGCCGGGTCACGATCTCATCCGCGAGGTCGGCGTCGCCCGCGTTCGCGAGCACAACGTGCGCCTTACGAGCAAGCTCGCTTCGATGGCGCTCGAGCGCGGTCTGCGAGTGAACACGCCGCTGGAGCCCGAACGCCGCACCGGCTGGATCGGAATCGACTTCGACCGATCGGACGCCGTGTGCCGCGAGCTGATCGCTCGCCGCGTCTTCGTCGACTACCGCCCCGGATGCGGCATTCGCGTGAGTCCGCACTTCTACACGACCGACGCCGAGATCGACAACTTCTTCACGGAACTCGACGCGCTACGCTGA